A DNA window from Massilia putida contains the following coding sequences:
- a CDS encoding DUF4214 domain-containing protein produces the protein MDTISIKGNPALNGQNLAFEGVPIDAHFLLGDYPNVAVNNASGKYTWTIGDRKVETTGVWYDAAVSSYTPTQADVGKTISVTGSVAYVDGIHTSSSPNALTVVNVNDLPTGTVTITGDTAHAGSQLHAVSTIADEDGMGTLSYQWKANGRAILGATGDTWTLDAAHAGQAISVVASYVDGYGQAESVASDADPKAVHQNSPGALVVSGELAKGHTLHAQIVDTDPFSKAYYQWQIDDGTGHYVNVTGNWSADFTLGDSVPPVMRVIATYADRYGFIETHVRTIGTEGPDTIRGDMTPGEVIQARGGDDTLIYTSGAIFDGGDGIDTFYGIGGSSVGQLDDHTWYFLTMTTHGSWLVNIERVIFGEPGASNAEGVALDYYGHGGQAYRLYQAAFNRTPDKVGEGFWMSRLDKGVSLTDVANAFVASDEFKALYGTNPTNAAIVDKFYHNVLHRDPDPQSTFWVDVLDRKAATVAEVLIGFSESAENVAALVGVQKTGIPYLPYHDG, from the coding sequence ATGGATACCATTTCCATCAAGGGCAATCCGGCCCTGAACGGACAGAACCTGGCCTTCGAAGGCGTGCCGATCGACGCGCATTTCCTGCTGGGCGACTATCCCAACGTCGCCGTCAACAACGCGTCCGGCAAGTACACGTGGACGATCGGCGACCGCAAGGTGGAGACGACCGGCGTCTGGTACGACGCGGCGGTGAGCAGTTATACGCCGACCCAGGCGGACGTCGGCAAGACGATCTCGGTGACCGGTTCCGTTGCCTACGTCGACGGCATCCATACCTCGAGCAGCCCGAATGCGCTCACCGTCGTGAACGTCAACGACCTGCCGACCGGGACGGTGACCATCACGGGCGACACGGCGCACGCCGGCAGCCAGCTCCACGCCGTCAGCACGATCGCCGACGAGGACGGCATGGGAACCCTGTCCTACCAGTGGAAGGCGAACGGCCGGGCGATTCTTGGGGCGACCGGCGACACCTGGACCTTGGACGCGGCCCATGCGGGCCAGGCCATCAGCGTCGTCGCCAGCTATGTCGATGGCTACGGCCAGGCGGAATCGGTGGCGAGCGATGCCGATCCGAAGGCCGTGCACCAGAACAGTCCCGGCGCGCTCGTCGTGTCGGGCGAACTCGCGAAGGGCCATACGCTGCATGCGCAGATCGTCGACACGGATCCGTTCAGCAAGGCGTATTACCAGTGGCAGATCGACGACGGCACGGGTCACTACGTGAACGTGACCGGCAACTGGTCGGCCGACTTCACCCTGGGCGACAGCGTGCCCCCGGTCATGCGCGTGATCGCTACGTATGCCGACCGCTACGGCTTCATCGAAACCCATGTGCGGACGATCGGTACGGAAGGGCCGGACACGATCCGCGGCGATATGACCCCGGGCGAAGTCATCCAGGCGCGCGGCGGCGACGACACGCTCATCTACACCAGCGGCGCCATTTTCGATGGCGGCGACGGCATCGATACGTTTTATGGGATAGGCGGGAGCTCGGTCGGCCAGCTCGACGACCATACGTGGTACTTCTTGACCATGACCACGCACGGCAGCTGGCTCGTCAACATCGAGCGCGTGATCTTCGGCGAGCCGGGCGCGAGCAATGCCGAGGGCGTCGCCCTCGACTACTACGGCCACGGGGGCCAGGCGTATCGTCTCTACCAGGCCGCGTTCAACCGCACGCCCGACAAGGTCGGCGAAGGCTTCTGGATGAGCCGCCTCGACAAGGGCGTCAGCCTGACGGACGTCGCCAACGCCTTCGTCGCGTCGGATGAATTCAAGGCGCTGTACGGCACCAATCCGACGAACGCCGCCATCGTCGACAAGTTCTATCACAACGTCCTGCACCGCGACCCGGATCCGCAGAGCACGTTCTGGGTCGACGTGCTCGACCGCAAGGCGGCGACGGTCGCCGAGGTGCTGATCGGCTTCAGCGAAAGCGCCGAGAACGTGGCGGCGCTCGTCGGCGTGCAAAAGACGGGCATCCCCTACCTGCCGTATCATGACGGTTGA
- a CDS encoding glutamate synthase subunit beta, which produces MGKITGFMEFQRQEEDHLEPAARLKNYKEFTITLTDAQAKVQGARCMDCGIPFCNTGCPVNNQIPDWNDLVYHSDYRHAVDNLHSTNNFPEFTGRICPAPCEAACTLGINNEPVGIKSIERKIADAGWEHGWIVPQVAAVKTGKKVAIVGSGPAGLSAAQQLARAGHDVTVFEKSDRIGGLLRYGIPDFKMEKDLIDRRVEQMKAEGVTFRTSTLIGKDFPATVSNMARETIFPEDLAKDYDAVIMAGGAEQPRDLPVPGRELKGVHFAMDFLPQQNRVNAGDKVKDQIKATGKHVVVIGGGDTGSDCVGTSNRHGAASVTQFELMPMPPEQENKPLVWPYWPTKLRTSSSHEEGCERDFAVATKRFEGKGGKVEKIIACRVEWKDGKMTEVPGSEFELKADLVLLAMGFVSPVQQVLDAFGVQKDARGNARATTDGDVCYQTSVPKVFTAGDMRRGQSLVVWAIREGRQCARAVDEFLMGSSVLPR; this is translated from the coding sequence ATGGGTAAGATCACCGGCTTCATGGAATTTCAGCGCCAGGAAGAAGACCACCTGGAACCCGCTGCCCGCCTCAAGAACTACAAAGAATTCACGATCACCTTGACCGACGCACAGGCGAAGGTGCAAGGTGCGCGCTGCATGGATTGCGGCATCCCGTTCTGCAACACCGGCTGCCCCGTCAACAACCAGATCCCCGACTGGAACGACCTGGTCTACCACAGCGACTACCGCCACGCCGTCGACAACCTGCACTCGACGAACAACTTCCCGGAATTCACGGGCCGCATCTGCCCGGCACCGTGCGAAGCCGCCTGCACGCTGGGCATCAACAATGAGCCGGTCGGCATCAAGTCGATCGAGCGCAAGATCGCCGACGCCGGCTGGGAACACGGCTGGATCGTGCCGCAAGTCGCCGCCGTCAAGACGGGCAAGAAGGTCGCCATCGTCGGTTCCGGCCCTGCGGGCCTGTCCGCCGCCCAGCAGCTGGCCCGCGCCGGCCACGACGTGACGGTGTTCGAGAAGAGCGACCGCATTGGCGGCCTGCTGCGCTACGGCATCCCCGACTTCAAGATGGAAAAGGACCTGATCGACCGCCGCGTCGAGCAGATGAAGGCCGAGGGCGTGACCTTCCGCACCTCGACGCTGATCGGCAAGGACTTCCCGGCCACCGTCAGCAACATGGCGCGCGAAACCATCTTCCCGGAAGACCTCGCGAAAGACTACGACGCCGTCATCATGGCCGGCGGTGCCGAGCAGCCGCGCGACCTGCCGGTCCCGGGCCGCGAGCTGAAGGGCGTCCATTTCGCGATGGACTTCCTGCCGCAGCAGAACCGCGTGAACGCCGGCGACAAGGTGAAAGACCAGATCAAGGCGACCGGCAAGCACGTGGTCGTGATCGGCGGCGGCGATACGGGTTCGGACTGCGTGGGCACGTCGAACCGCCACGGCGCCGCGTCGGTGACCCAGTTCGAACTGATGCCGATGCCGCCGGAGCAGGAAAACAAGCCGCTCGTGTGGCCGTACTGGCCGACCAAGCTGCGCACCTCGTCGTCGCACGAAGAAGGCTGCGAGCGCGACTTCGCCGTCGCCACCAAGCGCTTCGAAGGCAAGGGCGGCAAGGTCGAAAAAATCATCGCCTGCCGCGTCGAGTGGAAAGATGGCAAGATGACGGAAGTGCCTGGCTCGGAATTCGAACTGAAGGCCGACCTCGTGCTGCTGGCGATGGGCTTCGTGTCGCCGGTGCAGCAAGTGCTGGACGCGTTCGGCGTGCAGAAGGATGCCCGCGGCAACGCCCGCGCCACGACCGATGGCGACGTGTGCTACCAGACGTCGGTGCCGAAAGTGTTCACGGCCGGCGACATGCGCCGCGGCCAATCGCTCGTCGTGTGGGCGATCCGCGAAGGCCGTCAATGCGCCCGCGCCGTCGATGAATTCCTGATGGGATCGTCGGTGCTGCCGCGCTGA
- a CDS encoding glutamate synthase-related protein produces the protein MIAQGLYDPANEHDACGVGFVAHIKGNKSHSIVEQGLLILKNLDHRGAVGADALMGDGAGILIQIPDQFYRDEMAKQGVELPPPGEYGVGMIFLPKEHASRIACEQEIERAVRAEGQVVLGWRNVPVDDAMPMSPTVRAKEPVIRQIFIGRGPDVMVTDALERKLYVIRKSSGHAIQALKLIHGKEFFVPSMSARTVVYKGLLLADQVGVYYKDLQDPRCVSALAMVHQRFSTNTFPEWPLAHPYRLLAHNGEINTVKGNFNWTRAREGVMKSAVLGDDLQKLFPLIYEGQSDTACFDNALELLVMAGYPIAQAMMMMIPEAWENHATMDENRRAFYEYHAAMMEPWDGPAAMAFTDGRHIGGTLDRNGLRPARYIVTDDDLVVMASESGTLPIPESRIVKKWRLQPGKMFLIDLEAGRIIDDKELKDTYSNAKPYKAWIKSVRIKLNEIKLSESQLSQNRAKDAQGEKAAISLLDRQQAFGYTQEDLKFLMAPMAVLGEEATGSMGNDSPLAVMSNKLKPLYSYFKQLFAQVTNPPIDPIREAMVMSLVSFIGPKPNLLDTNNVNPPMRLEVSQPVIGFDDMARLRNISLHTGGKFKSYELNICYPVSWGKEGIEASLASLCAEAVDAVKSGHNILIVSDRNLNADQVAIPALLATSAIHQHLVQRGLRASTGLVVETGSCRETHHFALLAGYGAEAVHPYLALETLVDLAHTLPHEMAADKAIYNYTKAVGKGLMKVMSKMGISTYMSYCGAQIFEAIGLNKSLVDKYFRGTSSTVEGIGLFEVAEEALRLHALAFGKDPILAHSLDVGGEYAYRVRGEDHLWTPDAIAKLQHSTRANNYSTYKEYAQIINDQSKRHLTLRGLFEFKIDPTKAIPLDEVEPAKEIVKRFATGAMSLGSISTEAHATLAIAMNRIGGKSNTGEGGEDPARYMGEFKGIKIAKGESLASILGKDRVVADIPLMEGDSLRSKIKQVASGRFGVTAEYLASADQIQIKMAQGAKPGEGGQLPGHKVSEYIASLRFSVPGVGLISPPPHHDIYSIEDLAQLIHDLKNANPHASISVKLVSEVGIGTVAAGVSKAKADHVVVAGHDGGTGASPLSSVKHAGTPWELGLAETQQTLVLNGLRSRIRVQADGQMRTGRDVVIAALLGADEIGFATAPLVVEGCIMMRKCHLNTCPVGVATQDPELRAKFSGKPEHVVNYFFFVAEEARQIMAQLGIRTFDELIGRSDLLDKSKAVGHWKAQGLDFSNIFFQPKVDDKRQLLHSEEQDHGLDKALDHKLIAQAKAALEKGERVSFISPVKNVNRTVGTMLSGEVAKRYGHAGLPDDTIHIQLQGTAGQSAGAFLAHGITLDLVGEGNDYVGKGLSGGRIIVRPNTEFRGWAVDNIIVGNTVLYGAIAGEAFLNGVAGERFAVRNSGATAIVEGVGDHGCEYMTGGTVVVLGDTGRNFAAGMSGGVAYVYDPKGEFEQKCNTAMVALERVLSTKEQSDKSSWHAQTRNGERESDEAILKRLIERHFKHTGSTRARNLLDDWANSRSKFVKVFPTEYKRALEEMHNSSMEEANDKIELAA, from the coding sequence ATGATTGCCCAAGGTTTGTACGATCCCGCCAATGAACACGACGCCTGTGGCGTCGGTTTCGTCGCCCATATCAAGGGCAACAAGAGCCACTCCATTGTTGAACAGGGTCTGTTGATCCTGAAGAACCTGGACCACCGGGGCGCCGTCGGCGCCGATGCCCTGATGGGCGACGGCGCGGGTATCCTGATTCAGATCCCCGACCAGTTCTACCGCGACGAGATGGCCAAGCAGGGCGTCGAACTGCCGCCGCCGGGCGAATATGGCGTCGGCATGATCTTCCTGCCGAAGGAACACGCGTCGCGCATCGCCTGCGAACAGGAAATCGAGCGCGCCGTGCGCGCCGAAGGCCAGGTCGTGCTGGGCTGGCGCAACGTGCCGGTGGACGATGCGATGCCGATGTCCCCGACCGTCCGCGCGAAAGAGCCGGTCATCCGCCAGATCTTCATCGGCCGCGGTCCGGACGTGATGGTTACCGACGCGCTCGAGCGCAAGCTGTACGTCATCCGCAAGTCGTCGGGCCACGCGATCCAGGCCCTGAAACTCATCCACGGCAAGGAATTCTTCGTGCCGTCGATGTCCGCGCGCACCGTCGTCTATAAAGGCCTGCTGCTGGCGGACCAGGTGGGCGTGTACTACAAGGACCTGCAGGATCCGCGCTGCGTCTCGGCCCTGGCCATGGTGCACCAGCGTTTCTCGACGAACACCTTCCCGGAGTGGCCGCTGGCCCACCCGTACCGCCTGCTCGCGCACAACGGCGAGATCAACACCGTCAAGGGCAACTTCAACTGGACCCGCGCCCGCGAAGGCGTCATGAAGTCGGCCGTGCTGGGCGACGACCTGCAGAAACTGTTCCCGCTGATCTATGAAGGCCAGTCGGACACCGCCTGCTTCGACAACGCGCTCGAACTGCTGGTCATGGCCGGCTACCCGATCGCCCAGGCGATGATGATGATGATCCCGGAAGCCTGGGAAAACCACGCGACGATGGACGAGAACCGCCGCGCGTTCTACGAATACCATGCCGCGATGATGGAACCGTGGGACGGCCCGGCCGCCATGGCCTTCACCGACGGCCGCCACATCGGCGGTACGCTGGACCGCAACGGCCTGCGTCCGGCCCGCTACATCGTCACCGACGACGACCTGGTCGTGATGGCGTCGGAATCGGGCACGCTGCCGATCCCGGAATCGCGCATCGTCAAGAAATGGCGTCTGCAGCCGGGCAAGATGTTCCTCATCGACCTGGAAGCCGGCCGCATCATCGACGACAAGGAACTCAAGGACACCTACTCGAACGCCAAGCCCTATAAGGCATGGATCAAGTCGGTGCGCATCAAGCTCAACGAAATCAAGCTGTCGGAAAGCCAGCTGTCGCAGAACCGCGCGAAAGACGCGCAAGGCGAGAAGGCTGCCATTTCCCTGCTGGACCGCCAGCAGGCATTCGGCTACACCCAGGAAGACCTGAAATTCCTGATGGCCCCGATGGCCGTGCTGGGCGAGGAAGCCACCGGCTCGATGGGTAACGACTCGCCGCTGGCGGTCATGTCGAACAAGCTCAAGCCGCTGTATTCGTACTTCAAGCAGCTGTTCGCCCAGGTCACGAACCCGCCGATCGACCCGATCCGCGAAGCGATGGTGATGTCGCTCGTGTCGTTCATCGGTCCGAAGCCGAACCTGCTGGACACGAACAACGTCAACCCGCCGATGCGCCTCGAAGTGTCGCAGCCGGTCATCGGCTTCGACGACATGGCCCGCCTGCGCAACATCAGCCTGCACACCGGCGGCAAGTTCAAGTCGTATGAACTGAACATCTGCTACCCGGTCAGCTGGGGCAAGGAAGGCATCGAAGCGTCGCTGGCCTCGCTGTGCGCGGAAGCCGTCGACGCCGTGAAATCGGGCCACAACATCCTGATCGTCTCGGACCGCAACCTCAACGCCGACCAGGTCGCGATTCCCGCGCTGCTGGCGACCTCCGCGATCCACCAACACCTCGTCCAGCGCGGCCTGCGCGCCTCGACGGGTCTCGTCGTGGAAACCGGTTCGTGCCGCGAGACGCACCACTTCGCGCTGCTGGCCGGCTACGGCGCGGAAGCCGTGCACCCGTACCTGGCGCTGGAAACGCTGGTCGACCTGGCGCACACGCTGCCGCACGAGATGGCTGCCGACAAAGCCATCTACAACTACACCAAGGCGGTCGGCAAGGGCCTCATGAAGGTGATGTCGAAGATGGGCATCTCGACCTACATGTCGTACTGCGGCGCCCAGATCTTCGAAGCCATCGGCTTGAACAAGTCGCTGGTCGACAAGTACTTCCGCGGCACGTCGTCGACGGTGGAAGGCATCGGCCTGTTCGAAGTGGCCGAGGAAGCCCTGCGCCTGCACGCGCTGGCCTTCGGCAAGGATCCGATCCTGGCCCACTCGCTGGACGTCGGCGGCGAATACGCCTACCGCGTGCGCGGCGAAGACCACCTGTGGACGCCGGACGCCATCGCCAAGCTGCAGCACTCGACCCGTGCCAACAACTACAGCACGTACAAAGAGTACGCGCAGATCATCAACGACCAGAGCAAGCGTCACCTCACGCTGCGCGGCCTGTTCGAATTCAAGATCGATCCGACCAAGGCGATCCCGCTGGACGAAGTCGAGCCGGCCAAGGAAATCGTCAAGCGCTTCGCCACCGGCGCCATGTCGCTGGGCTCGATCTCGACCGAAGCGCACGCCACGCTGGCCATCGCCATGAACCGCATCGGCGGCAAGTCGAACACGGGCGAAGGCGGTGAAGACCCGGCACGCTACATGGGCGAGTTCAAGGGCATCAAGATCGCCAAGGGCGAGAGCCTGGCCTCGATCCTGGGCAAGGACCGCGTCGTCGCCGACATCCCGCTGATGGAAGGCGATTCGCTGCGCTCGAAGATCAAGCAGGTGGCATCGGGCCGCTTCGGTGTGACCGCCGAATACCTGGCCTCCGCCGACCAGATCCAGATCAAGATGGCGCAGGGCGCCAAGCCGGGCGAAGGCGGCCAGCTGCCGGGCCACAAAGTGTCCGAGTACATCGCGTCGCTGCGCTTCTCGGTGCCGGGCGTGGGTCTGATCTCGCCGCCGCCGCACCACGACATCTACTCGATCGAAGACCTGGCGCAGCTGATCCACGACCTGAAGAACGCCAACCCGCATGCATCGATCTCCGTGAAGCTGGTGTCGGAAGTCGGTATCGGTACCGTGGCCGCCGGTGTGTCGAAGGCCAAGGCCGACCACGTCGTCGTCGCCGGCCATGACGGTGGTACGGGTGCGTCGCCGCTGTCGTCCGTCAAGCACGCCGGCACGCCGTGGGAACTGGGCCTCGCCGAGACCCAGCAGACCCTCGTGCTGAACGGCCTGCGCAGCCGTATCCGCGTCCAGGCCGACGGCCAGATGCGTACCGGCCGCGACGTCGTCATCGCCGCCCTGCTGGGCGCGGACGAAATCGGCTTCGCGACGGCACCGCTGGTCGTCGAAGGCTGCATCATGATGCGTAAGTGCCACCTGAACACCTGCCCGGTGGGCGTGGCCACCCAGGATCCGGAACTGCGCGCCAAGTTCTCGGGCAAGCCGGAACACGTCGTGAACTACTTCTTCTTCGTCGCCGAAGAAGCGCGCCAGATCATGGCCCAGCTGGGCATCCGCACGTTCGACGAGCTGATCGGCCGTTCGGACCTGCTGGACAAGTCGAAGGCCGTCGGCCATTGGAAGGCGCAAGGCCTGGACTTTTCCAACATCTTCTTCCAGCCGAAGGTCGACGACAAGCGCCAGCTGCTGCACTCGGAAGAGCAGGACCACGGCCTGGACAAGGCCCTGGACCACAAGCTGATCGCGCAAGCCAAGGCCGCGCTGGAGAAGGGCGAGCGCGTCTCGTTCATCTCGCCGGTGAAGAACGTCAACCGTACCGTCGGCACGATGCTGTCGGGCGAAGTCGCCAAGCGCTACGGCCATGCCGGCCTGCCGGACGACACGATCCACATCCAGCTGCAGGGCACCGCGGGCCAGTCGGCCGGCGCGTTCCTGGCACACGGCATCACGCTGGACCTGGTCGGCGAGGGCAACGACTACGTGGGCAAAGGCCTGTCGGGCGGCCGCATCATCGTGCGTCCGAACACGGAGTTCCGCGGCTGGGCCGTCGACAACATCATCGTCGGCAACACGGTGCTGTACGGCGCGATCGCCGGTGAAGCGTTCCTGAACGGCGTGGCCGGCGAGCGTTTCGCGGTGCGTAACTCGGGTGCGACCGCGATCGTCGAAGGCGTGGGCGACCACGGCTGCGAATACATGACCGGCGGTACCGTCGTCGTGCTGGGCGACACCGGCCGCAACTTCGCGGCGGGCATGTCGGGCGGCGTGGCGTACGTCTACGATCCGAAGGGCGAGTTCGAGCAGAAGTGCAATACCGCGATGGTGGCGCTGGAGCGCGTGCTGTCGACCAAGGAGCAGAGCGACAAGTCGAGCTGGCACGCACAGACCCGCAACGGCGAGCGCGAGTCGGACGAAGCGATCCTGAAGCGCCTGATCGAGCGTCACTTCAAGCACACCGGTTCGACCCGTGCGCGCAACCTGCTGGACGACTGGGCCAACAGCCGCAGCAAGTTCGTCAAGGTCTTCCCGACCGAGTACAAGCGCGCGCTGGAAGAGATGCACAACAGCAGCATGGAAGAAGCCAACGACAAGATCGAACTGGCTGCCTGA